From Candidatus Woesearchaeota archaeon, one genomic window encodes:
- a CDS encoding PIN domain-containing protein: MILLVIDANILFSALIKDSITAELLFQEGIVLSTPEFIMQEFLKYEEEISKKTSRTKEEFIQIMHMLKDIIAIVPNEEYSGFMDEAEKISPDKKDIMYLALALKLNCGIWSNDKKLKCQDKVRVYSTEDLIKIVNG, encoded by the coding sequence ATGATTCTTCTTGTGATAGATGCAAATATACTGTTCTCTGCCCTGATTAAAGACAGCATTACCGCAGAACTCTTATTCCAAGAGGGGATTGTTTTGTCTACCCCTGAATTCATTATGCAAGAATTCCTAAAATATGAAGAAGAGATATCAAAGAAGACTTCAAGGACAAAGGAAGAATTCATACAAATTATGCATATGCTGAAAGATATAATTGCCATTGTTCCAAATGAAGAATATTCTGGGTTTATGGATGAAGCAGAAAAAATTTCACCAGATAAAAAAGATATAATGTACCTTGCCTTAGCATTGAAATTAAACTGCGGAATCTGGTCTAATGACAAGAAGCTAAAATGTCAAGATAAAGTAAGGGTATATTCAACTGAAGACCTGATAAAAATTGTGAATGGATGA